A segment of the Bdellovibrio bacteriovorus genome:
GACGGGAAAACGATTACAAAAAAATATCTTTTTGGGGTGGATGTGAATGAGGGGCGAGTGTGATATAACTCTCGTCATGAAAAAGACATTGCTTCCCCTCATTGCTCTAAGTCTGTTTGCTACAAACTCTTTTGCCGCGGGCTCCAAGGCCCTGGATAAGTCTTTCCGCTATTGCCAAGACATTTCCCAGGTCGACAAACTTCTGGATCGCAGCCGTGAAAGCGTGGATCGTCTTCAGGCGGAAGATCTGACGGTGGAAAGAATTGTGGTTTCCAAAGACCGTAAAGAGCTTTATCTGATTTCTGGCGAGACCCTGTTGAAAGTATACCCAGTGGCCTTTGGCAGAAACCCTGTTGGTCACAAGCAGTTCGAGGGCGACAACAAGACGCCGGAAGGTTTGTATTCTATCGATTATAAAAATCCTCAAAGTCAGTACACCAAGGCTTTGCACGTTTCTTATCCGAATAAATCGGATGTGGAGTTTGCAAAATCCCAGGGTAAGTCCGCGGGTGGCGATATTATGATCCACGGTCTGCCTTCTGAAGAACGTAAAGGTCAGGCGGTTGGTTTGATCCATCCGATGAACTGGACCCAGGGGTGCGTGGCAGTGACAAATCCGGAGATCGAAGAGATTTATTCTTTGGTCAAAGAAAAGACTTTGATTGAAATCTGCAAAATGTCCAGCAACTAATAAATTTAAATTCCGGCACGCTTCAACGAAAAAGCCACCTTATAAGGGTGGCTTTTTTATTTCTGCTTCAGCTTAGGTGCCTGTCGCGACCGAGCAGGCTTTCTTGTAGTGTTTCAGTAAGGCCGTGTCGACCAGGCTTCGTTCGTGTTCATCCACAATAAAAACCCCGATGGCGTCGTTGGCGTTTTTCACCCGTGGCAGACCACGCACGATGTCCGGTGCGTAGAAATCGTCTTCGCGGCCATCAAAGGTCACAATCTGATCCCGCAGGGGCTGGTTGGAGTCGTACACGCGTATTTCAATTCGTCCGTTGCTTTTAACCTCAAAGGACTTGGCCACGACAACGTGCTGGGCGGTGCGAGTGGGACGCAACAACAGTAAAGTCAGACGGTGGGATTCAAGATTTCTTAAAAGCACATCGCGGGTCTGGCGGTTCTTGCGTCCGCTGCGGGCGTCGTCGCCGATCACGTACTTCAGGTTCTTTGCGAATTCGTGAAACCGTTCTTTCTGATAGTGTTCAATTTCATTCTTCCAGGCACGATACAATGTTTTGCCATTTGAAAATTTCTGGGAAAAACCATACTGCATCTGCGACCACAAGGGCGTGTTGGTGCGCCATTGGGAGTCCTTCTGACTGAAGACTTTGAATTCACTCAAGGCCGTTTCTTTCAAGCCACTGCCAGATGCATAGGGGCGGCTGCCGCGAACCATGTCCAGTATCTCGGTGGTCTGCTGGGGTGTGGGATCGCTCCCCTGATTCCAGCGCGACAGATAAAAGAACAGACGCTGCGTGCGCGACAAGGACCAGCACGCGGCCAGATCATAAAGGCCGGCCGAGAAGGGCCAGTTTACTGACAGATTGTGATAGCTGCTGCCTAAGGACTCGGGCCGGATGCGGCGATAGATTTCCTCTGTCGAAACGCGGTCGCAAGCCAGATTCTCCACCAGGGAGTCCGAGATTTTTCGGGTCGGAGTGGCAAAGCTTTGGGTTGATAAAAGGGACACCAATAAAATGAGTATTTGTTTTGCTGTTTTTGACATAACTAAGGTCCAGAGATCGCAAGAAGTGATGCCCCGTCAAGTTGCTTTCGTTTAACATACTGGAGGGGGTTTCATGGGGGAAGAACAGTTGAAAAGGCCAACGGGAATGTACCTGATGGCGATTCTTTTTATTCTGGCTCCATTGGGAAATCTTCTGATCAGTTTTGTAAGCTCTGAATTTGTCAATTCGCAAAGCGGGTTTCTTTCTTTCGCGCAATCTGTTTCGAATCTTGATTGGATGTGGCTGGGTCTTTTGTTTTTGACCGGGGTTTTGTTGTTGCGCGCGCATAAGGCCACATGGACTCTGGCGATTGGCTCGTTGATGCTGGTGCTTTTTATCAATCTCTATCGTTGGGGCAATGGCGAGTTTTCAGACAGCGGCCTGTTCGTTCATGGACAGCTTTTCATGTCCTGCCTGATCACGGCTTTTGTTTTGTTGCTGGCTTTTTACTTCCGTTTTCCTTATCTGGATCGACGCGCGCAGTGGTTGTTCCCGGCGGCGGCTCGTTATGAG
Coding sequences within it:
- a CDS encoding L,D-transpeptidase family protein, giving the protein MKKTLLPLIALSLFATNSFAAGSKALDKSFRYCQDISQVDKLLDRSRESVDRLQAEDLTVERIVVSKDRKELYLISGETLLKVYPVAFGRNPVGHKQFEGDNKTPEGLYSIDYKNPQSQYTKALHVSYPNKSDVEFAKSQGKSAGGDIMIHGLPSEERKGQAVGLIHPMNWTQGCVAVTNPEIEEIYSLVKEKTLIEICKMSSN
- a CDS encoding PilZ domain-containing protein, which translates into the protein MGEEQLKRPTGMYLMAILFILAPLGNLLISFVSSEFVNSQSGFLSFAQSVSNLDWMWLGLLFLTGVLLLRAHKATWTLAIGSLMLVLFINLYRWGNGEFSDSGLFVHGQLFMSCLITAFVLLLAFYFRFPYLDRRAQWLFPAAARYEFRTPVNVVAQDIFEGVTESISASGARVRLQRDLEGSQGLRFVDVIFPDIRNMKVKSRVVEYRDNVLRLKFKELTERDRLYLQEWLRSQIETGTEKLS